A single genomic interval of Flavobacterium sp. N2820 harbors:
- a CDS encoding CAP domain-containing protein translates to MSKFFLFVSFLFSISIFSQQEVGIDFEKLNSKVTVLINNHRKSLKLKELTKDTFLQKAAKDHSIYLQKVGLLSHEQKDLKKKNPSDRVKFYGGTKFSGIGENILFTAIKEEKYTDKELYKLAQSIFNQWKNSPPHYKNIINKDFDAADLGFFIDVKRNRIYATHVFGIKGVEIPNQLSVNAFGLEEKNKKCKTIGFGTKLHIGNSIEIEGENVNLYYHDKQKFELIFSEPKDGIAIDFVEKEQMNCNKPNNFDVSPIYDGVMSKPIYREELLKNNTAQNEYKLITKVGKVPSHLIGKDIVANVILIFDNCACEYVVPLQIKSKNIDLFPIEPIIEETNDTNLSNKGIIFTDEILFEFDKNKIKSKNEFYFKTFNKIHSTQIYSYSSVEGNEISNKKLHNDRAIAIEKFARDSLNIKTKPSLVIAEENWGKCYIQLAMENMEYLASKPKNEIRNYINLKNEKFESYLNDQRVSKLVVNYYGEINKDSLSNEDYLNSLYDLNLRTSIFDKDYKKANLALSKLYTLEYSSCIFDEMVFNEIKTNPKLVQNATAVICKNFENNYFKTTQFLKIWLNKFDSLPKNAQLNLLILYCRINSELFEKWDVNISKLTNVSKPIALESKFITFKENKKLQSNFDYILLYYSSHINDYKNIDHYFDRVYTSFKANIKTKEDRINLALFVNHWSAFSYSISLLKSEMNKPTFSKEEALLLAQTVTLLFEENDLKTNQQILNKVYQLNKKEWCKWQKDNFNLLRNDQIKSDFCKKCNNL, encoded by the coding sequence ATGAGTAAATTTTTTCTTTTTGTATCATTTTTGTTTTCTATTTCAATTTTTTCTCAACAAGAAGTTGGAATCGACTTTGAAAAGTTAAATTCAAAAGTTACCGTTTTAATTAATAACCACAGAAAATCGCTAAAACTAAAAGAACTTACTAAAGATACTTTTCTTCAGAAAGCAGCTAAAGACCATAGTATTTACTTACAAAAAGTAGGTCTTTTATCTCATGAACAAAAAGATTTAAAAAAGAAAAATCCTAGTGACCGGGTAAAATTTTATGGTGGAACTAAATTCAGTGGAATTGGAGAAAACATCTTATTTACAGCTATTAAAGAAGAAAAATATACCGATAAAGAGTTGTATAAATTAGCACAATCCATTTTCAATCAATGGAAAAATTCCCCACCACACTACAAAAACATAATTAATAAAGATTTTGATGCAGCTGATTTAGGATTTTTTATTGATGTAAAAAGAAATAGGATTTATGCCACTCATGTATTTGGAATAAAAGGAGTTGAAATACCAAATCAACTGTCTGTAAATGCATTTGGATTAGAAGAAAAGAATAAAAAATGTAAAACAATTGGATTTGGAACAAAATTACATATTGGAAATAGTATTGAAATAGAAGGCGAAAATGTAAATCTTTATTATCATGACAAACAGAAATTTGAATTGATATTTTCTGAACCAAAAGATGGAATTGCAATTGATTTTGTAGAAAAAGAACAAATGAATTGCAACAAACCAAACAATTTTGATGTTTCCCCAATTTACGATGGCGTTATGTCAAAACCTATTTACAGAGAAGAATTATTAAAAAATAATACAGCTCAAAATGAATACAAGCTAATCACTAAAGTTGGAAAAGTTCCAAGTCATCTTATCGGTAAGGACATTGTTGCTAATGTAATTTTGATTTTTGATAATTGTGCTTGCGAATATGTTGTTCCTTTACAAATAAAATCAAAAAACATTGATTTATTTCCTATAGAACCAATCATTGAAGAGACAAATGATACAAATTTGAGTAATAAAGGCATTATATTCACTGATGAAATTTTATTTGAATTTGATAAAAACAAAATCAAATCAAAAAATGAATTCTACTTTAAAACTTTTAATAAAATCCATTCTACGCAAATTTATAGTTATAGTTCTGTAGAAGGAAATGAAATTTCTAATAAAAAATTACATAACGATAGAGCAATTGCAATTGAAAAATTTGCTAGAGATTCATTAAATATAAAAACGAAACCTTCATTAGTTATTGCAGAAGAGAATTGGGGAAAATGCTACATACAATTAGCCATGGAAAACATGGAATATTTAGCAAGTAAACCAAAAAATGAAATTAGAAATTACATCAATTTAAAAAATGAAAAATTTGAATCGTATTTGAATGACCAAAGAGTATCAAAATTAGTTGTGAATTATTATGGAGAAATTAATAAAGATTCGTTGTCAAATGAAGACTATTTAAACTCTTTATATGACTTAAATCTAAGAACTTCAATTTTTGACAAGGATTATAAAAAGGCAAATTTAGCACTTTCTAAACTTTACACTTTGGAATACAGTTCATGTATTTTTGATGAGATGGTTTTTAATGAAATTAAAACAAATCCAAAATTAGTTCAAAATGCAACCGCTGTAATCTGTAAAAATTTTGAAAATAACTACTTTAAAACCACACAATTTCTTAAAATTTGGTTGAATAAATTTGATTCTTTACCAAAAAACGCTCAGTTAAATTTACTAATTCTTTATTGTCGAATCAATAGTGAATTATTTGAAAAATGGGATGTAAACATTTCTAAACTTACAAATGTGAGTAAGCCAATAGCATTAGAAAGTAAGTTCATTACATTTAAAGAAAATAAAAAACTTCAATCAAATTTTGATTACATTTTACTTTATTACAGCAGTCATATTAATGATTATAAAAATATAGATCATTATTTTGATAGAGTTTATACGAGTTTTAAGGCAAATATTAAAACAAAAGAAGACAGAATTAATTTAGCCTTATTTGTAAATCATTGGAGTGCTTTTAGCTATAGTATTTCTTTGCTTAAATCAGAAATGAATAAACCAACATTTTCAAAAGAAGAAGCGTTATTATTAGCGCAAACTGTAACACTACTCTTTGAAGAAAACGATTTAAAAACCAATCAACAAATTTTAAATAAAGTTTATCAACTAAACAAAAAAGAGTGGTGTAAATGGCAAAAAGACAACTTCAATCTTTTGAGAAATGACCAAATTAAATCAGATTTCTGTAAAAAATGCAATAATCTGTAA
- a CDS encoding cation:proton antiporter — MPIFLTASTVHLPNLISDLGLILVTAAIAVLIFRLLKQPLVLGYLVAGFLAGSEFDFFPTVKDMNSVTVWAEIGVIFLLFSLGLEFSFKKLMKVGGTASITALTQIITMVALGYFVGQLMDWGKMNSLFLGVILSISSTTIILKTFDELGVKTQKFAGNVIGALIVQDILAILMMVLLSTVAVSQQFSGSELFQSVLKLIFFLTIWFVAGIFFIPTLLKKAKHLLTDEMLLIVSLALCLLMVLFAANVGFSPALGAFIMGSIIAETTQAEHIEHLVKPVKDLFGAVFFVSVGMLIDPEMLMKYAFPVGILTLVVLLGQSLSSTIGALLSGQPLKQSIQTGMSLSQIGEFSFIIATLGMTLNVTSDFLYPIVVAVSAITTFTTPFMVKFSTPLSIYLEKKLPRRWVKKIERYSANTEAIKSVSSWQILLKAYLTQVIIHSIIIVAIILLSSKYILPLVEDSRFGNAIAALITVVILSPFLWALSLRRVAVEQVQELMQVRKYQGPIIVLVFSRIALTLFYFGFVLNEFFSPIIALIALVIGIALYILFPKRLHAFYNKIESHFITNFNDREITKQSKRQNVLSPWDGHMAEFTIAPASNLAGKSLKSLKIREQFGINIASIKRGDITINIPIRTERLFPGDEINVIGTDEQVKLFKNYLNKNEIDEPENVAKEDIILQQLELKNRVCIGKSIRDSQIREKTHGIIVGIERNGKRILNPESHLILESDDILWIAGDRKKINEFLKG; from the coding sequence ATGCCAATATTTCTAACTGCTTCTACAGTTCATTTACCCAATTTAATTAGCGATTTAGGACTAATTTTAGTCACTGCGGCCATTGCAGTACTTATTTTTAGACTATTAAAACAACCATTAGTTTTAGGCTATTTGGTCGCTGGTTTTTTAGCTGGAAGCGAGTTTGATTTTTTTCCAACCGTCAAAGACATGAATAGTGTCACCGTTTGGGCAGAAATTGGTGTAATATTCCTTTTATTTAGTTTAGGTCTTGAGTTTAGTTTCAAAAAACTAATGAAAGTCGGCGGAACGGCTTCCATAACAGCGTTGACCCAAATTATCACTATGGTAGCTTTGGGGTATTTCGTAGGACAATTAATGGATTGGGGCAAAATGAATAGTTTATTTTTAGGCGTAATTTTATCCATTTCTTCCACTACAATTATCCTAAAAACCTTTGACGAATTAGGTGTAAAAACGCAAAAATTCGCAGGAAATGTAATTGGTGCGTTAATTGTACAAGACATTTTAGCCATTTTAATGATGGTTTTATTGTCTACCGTTGCGGTAAGTCAGCAATTTTCTGGAAGTGAATTGTTTCAATCCGTTTTAAAATTAATTTTCTTTTTAACCATATGGTTTGTAGCCGGAATTTTCTTTATTCCAACATTGCTTAAAAAAGCCAAACACCTTTTAACCGATGAAATGTTGCTTATTGTTTCATTGGCATTGTGCTTATTAATGGTGCTTTTTGCAGCAAATGTGGGCTTCTCTCCTGCTCTTGGGGCGTTTATTATGGGTTCAATTATTGCCGAAACTACACAAGCCGAACACATTGAACATTTGGTGAAACCCGTAAAAGATTTATTTGGCGCGGTTTTCTTCGTATCAGTCGGCATGTTGATTGATCCTGAAATGTTGATGAAATACGCGTTTCCAGTTGGAATTCTAACTTTAGTGGTTCTTCTTGGGCAATCGCTTTCTTCAACAATCGGTGCTTTACTTTCGGGACAACCGCTGAAACAATCGATACAAACCGGAATGAGTTTGTCGCAAATTGGAGAGTTTTCCTTTATCATTGCAACTTTAGGCATGACCTTAAATGTAACGAGCGATTTCTTATATCCAATTGTCGTAGCCGTTTCAGCGATTACTACTTTTACAACGCCTTTCATGGTCAAATTTTCAACGCCTTTATCTATTTATTTAGAAAAAAAACTACCCAGACGCTGGGTCAAAAAAATAGAACGTTACAGCGCCAATACAGAGGCTATTAAGTCAGTAAGTTCATGGCAAATCTTATTAAAAGCGTATTTAACTCAGGTAATTATTCATTCTATAATTATTGTGGCAATTATTTTACTTTCGTCAAAATATATCTTGCCTTTGGTTGAAGATTCACGTTTTGGAAATGCCATTGCGGCTTTAATTACGGTGGTTATTTTATCCCCTTTTTTATGGGCATTGTCGTTGCGAAGAGTTGCAGTAGAACAAGTCCAAGAACTAATGCAAGTGAGAAAATACCAAGGGCCAATTATTGTTTTAGTATTCTCTAGAATTGCCTTAACCTTATTCTATTTCGGATTTGTATTGAATGAATTTTTCTCTCCAATAATTGCATTGATAGCCTTGGTAATTGGAATTGCATTATATATTTTATTTCCAAAACGATTGCATGCATTTTATAATAAAATTGAAAGTCATTTTATAACAAATTTTAACGATAGAGAAATTACAAAGCAAAGTAAACGTCAGAATGTACTATCACCTTGGGATGGTCACATGGCAGAATTTACGATTGCACCTGCATCTAATTTAGCTGGTAAATCATTAAAATCATTAAAAATTAGAGAGCAATTTGGTATTAACATTGCCTCTATTAAACGTGGAGATATCACAATTAATATTCCCATTAGAACCGAACGCTTATTTCCGGGTGACGAAATCAATGTAATTGGCACTGATGAACAAGTAAAACTATTCAAAAACTATTTGAACAAAAACGAAATCGACGAACCAGAAAATGTAGCAAAAGAAGATATTATCCTGCAACAATTAGAGCTAAAAAACCGAGTATGCATCGGAAAAAGCATCCGAGATTCGCAAATTAGAGAAAAAACGCACGGCATCATCGTAGGTATCGAACGCAACGGAAAACGTATTCTAAACCCAGAATCGCATTTGATTTTAGAATCCGATGATATTTTGTGGATTGCAGGTGACAGGAAAAAGATTAATGAGTTTTTGAAGGGGTAA
- a CDS encoding polysaccharide deacetylase family protein, producing MPKPISIKLISISLLIGFFFYSCSSSKITTTNSKAGVVITFDDYFVNEWKEADAQLAKYNWKATFCVSNFEKISISDIANLKELQTKGHEIAGHGFRHLNAKEFAKKNNKQQYLIVEIFPLIEAFKKEGIEIKSFAYPFGAKTQTLDYELQKHFDIIRGTAKGGKKVADNANFYNGTRLANGIGIDSNYEHFSLNYLTKVLNYAKKHNKIVVFYGHKPVDKATNEYEVNLKTLEMICQFVVSNQMKFYTLQELNSLKKQ from the coding sequence ATGCCAAAACCTATCAGTATAAAATTAATCTCCATTAGTTTACTGATAGGTTTTTTCTTTTATTCTTGTTCATCTTCCAAAATCACCACTACAAATTCAAAAGCAGGTGTCGTCATTACCTTTGACGATTACTTTGTAAACGAATGGAAAGAAGCAGATGCTCAACTCGCAAAATACAATTGGAAAGCCACATTTTGCGTAAGTAATTTTGAAAAAATCTCTATTTCAGATATCGCAAATTTAAAAGAACTTCAAACCAAAGGTCACGAAATTGCTGGTCACGGATTTCGTCATCTCAATGCAAAAGAATTCGCTAAGAAAAACAACAAACAGCAATACTTAATAGTCGAAATTTTTCCATTGATCGAAGCATTTAAAAAAGAAGGCATCGAAATTAAATCGTTTGCTTATCCTTTTGGAGCCAAAACACAAACGTTAGACTACGAATTACAAAAACATTTCGATATCATAAGAGGTACAGCAAAAGGTGGCAAAAAAGTAGCCGATAACGCTAATTTCTACAACGGAACTCGACTTGCAAACGGAATTGGAATTGATAGCAATTACGAGCATTTTAGTTTAAACTACTTAACTAAAGTTTTAAATTACGCTAAAAAGCACAATAAAATAGTTGTTTTCTACGGACACAAACCAGTTGATAAAGCTACAAATGAGTATGAAGTAAATCTGAAAACATTAGAAATGATTTGTCAATTTGTGGTTTCAAACCAAATGAAATTTTACACACTTCAAGAACTAAATTCGTTAAAAAAACAATAA
- the purB gene encoding adenylosuccinate lyase, protein MQLTELNAISPIDGRYRSKTISLSPYFSEEALIRYRVLVEVEYFIALREADLPQLAKIDKSIYDSLRAIYKNFSTEDALWIKETEKTTNHDVKAVEYFIKSKFDGLGLQEYKEFIHFGLTSQDINNTAIPLSTKEAFENVYLPGLVSVIAKLKELAMEWKDIPMLARTHGQPASPTRLGKEILVFVERLEEQMRLLFNVPFAAKFGGATGNYNAHKVAYPNTDWRKFGSDFVENSLGLHHSFPTTQIEHYDHFAAFFDALKRINTILIDLDRDIWTYVSMDYFKQKIKAGEIGSSAMPHKVNPIDFENSEGNLGIANAIFEHLSAKLPLSRLQRDLTDSTVLRNIGVPMGHTLIAFEATLKGLNKLLLNEEKFAEDLEKNWAVVAEAIQTILRREGYPNPYEALKDLTRTNTVINKEAIHNFIGTLKVSEEVRTELMQITPSNYLGI, encoded by the coding sequence ATGCAATTAACAGAATTAAACGCTATTTCGCCAATTGATGGTCGTTATAGAAGCAAAACTATTTCTTTATCTCCTTATTTTTCTGAAGAAGCCTTAATCAGATACCGAGTTTTGGTAGAGGTTGAATATTTTATTGCTTTGCGCGAAGCTGATTTACCTCAATTAGCCAAAATTGACAAATCGATTTACGATTCTTTGAGAGCCATTTACAAGAATTTTTCAACCGAAGATGCACTTTGGATTAAAGAAACTGAGAAAACAACGAATCACGATGTAAAAGCGGTGGAATATTTCATCAAATCGAAATTTGATGGTTTAGGATTACAAGAATATAAAGAGTTTATCCATTTCGGGTTGACTTCCCAAGATATTAACAATACAGCAATTCCACTTTCCACCAAAGAAGCCTTTGAAAATGTATATTTACCAGGTTTAGTAAGCGTAATTGCAAAATTAAAAGAATTAGCTATGGAATGGAAGGACATTCCAATGTTAGCTAGAACCCACGGACAACCAGCCTCTCCTACGCGCTTAGGAAAAGAAATTTTAGTTTTTGTAGAACGTTTAGAAGAGCAAATGCGTTTGTTATTCAACGTACCTTTTGCAGCTAAATTTGGTGGTGCAACTGGAAATTATAACGCACACAAAGTCGCCTATCCAAACACCGATTGGAGAAAATTTGGAAGTGATTTCGTAGAAAACAGTTTGGGATTACACCATTCATTTCCAACGACACAAATTGAACATTATGACCATTTTGCAGCATTTTTTGATGCTTTAAAACGTATCAATACCATTTTAATCGACTTGGACAGAGATATTTGGACGTATGTTTCTATGGATTATTTCAAACAAAAAATCAAAGCAGGAGAAATTGGTTCTTCGGCAATGCCACATAAAGTAAATCCAATTGATTTTGAAAATTCGGAAGGAAATTTAGGAATTGCAAATGCAATTTTCGAACATTTATCAGCAAAATTACCACTTTCAAGATTACAACGCGATTTAACAGACAGTACGGTTTTGCGCAATATTGGTGTACCAATGGGACACACTTTAATCGCTTTTGAAGCTACTTTGAAAGGCTTAAATAAATTATTATTGAACGAAGAAAAATTCGCAGAAGATTTAGAGAAAAATTGGGCGGTTGTTGCAGAGGCAATTCAAACAATTTTACGTCGTGAAGGCTATCCAAATCCATATGAAGCTCTAAAAGACTTAACCAGAACAAATACTGTAATTAACAAAGAAGCCATTCATAATTTCATTGGAACTTTAAAAGTTTCTGAAGAAGTGAGAACGGAATTAATGCAAATTACACCAAGTAATTATTTGGGGATTTAA
- a CDS encoding SIR2 family NAD-dependent protein deacylase, producing the protein MKKIVVLTGAGISAESGIKTFRDADGLWEGHDIMEVASPIGWKKNAELVLDFYNKRRAQLLTVRPNKAHEILAELEEHFDIHIITQNVDDLHERAGSNKVIHLHGELLKVRSITNENFILDWKHDLNLGDFDLEGNQLRPHIVWFGEDVPMIENAIDIVETADVFIIIGTSLQVYPAAGLMNYVDEKVLVYYIDPKPATIYDLPNELKILPLTAVEGMKIVKEELVNSIQKTSDF; encoded by the coding sequence ATGAAAAAAATTGTAGTACTAACAGGAGCTGGAATTAGTGCAGAAAGCGGAATCAAAACATTCCGTGATGCTGATGGATTATGGGAAGGCCATGATATTATGGAAGTTGCTTCACCCATTGGTTGGAAAAAAAATGCCGAATTAGTACTGGATTTTTACAACAAAAGAAGAGCCCAACTCTTAACTGTACGTCCAAATAAAGCGCACGAAATATTGGCTGAATTAGAAGAACATTTTGACATTCATATTATTACCCAAAACGTTGACGATTTACACGAAAGAGCCGGAAGTAACAAAGTGATTCATCTGCATGGCGAATTATTAAAAGTAAGAAGTATTACAAATGAAAACTTTATTTTAGATTGGAAACACGATTTAAATTTAGGTGATTTTGATTTGGAAGGCAATCAGCTACGTCCGCATATCGTTTGGTTTGGCGAAGATGTTCCTATGATTGAAAACGCCATCGATATTGTAGAAACAGCTGATGTTTTTATTATTATCGGGACTTCATTACAAGTATATCCTGCAGCTGGATTAATGAATTATGTAGATGAAAAAGTTCTGGTATATTACATCGACCCAAAACCAGCTACCATTTACGATTTGCCAAACGAATTAAAAATTTTACCTTTAACAGCCGTTGAAGGAATGAAAATTGTAAAAGAGGAATTGGTAAATTCTATCCAAAAAACTTCTGACTTCTAA
- a CDS encoding anti-sigma factor domain-containing protein has product MNSREYIESGILELYVFGKLSDEEIAEVNQMANQYPEVKEEITAIEKAVINLSYGIAPHLSATNFEKIRNQLLEKQKVIQMKPKNAVTQYMGWIAAAVFVLGMGIQFYKLNESNSSIDALSLEKSNLQESVVDLELKKKESEAVLAVLRDTSNVAVALAGQQVAPNAYAKAYYNKNTKEVYIDASGLPTPPEGMVYQVWALKLEPVLTPTSIGLLDSYATSTTKVIKVENANEAQAFGITLEPAGGSAGPTMEQLYTLGKV; this is encoded by the coding sequence ATGAATAGTAGAGAATATATAGAATCAGGTATATTAGAGTTATACGTATTTGGAAAACTTTCCGATGAAGAAATTGCGGAAGTCAACCAAATGGCAAATCAATATCCTGAAGTAAAAGAAGAAATTACAGCTATCGAAAAAGCCGTAATTAACCTATCGTATGGTATTGCACCACATTTATCAGCCACTAATTTTGAAAAAATCAGAAATCAGCTGTTAGAAAAACAAAAGGTTATTCAAATGAAACCTAAAAATGCTGTAACACAATACATGGGTTGGATTGCCGCTGCTGTATTTGTTTTAGGAATGGGAATTCAGTTTTATAAACTAAATGAATCAAATAGCTCAATTGATGCTTTATCTTTAGAAAAAAGCAATCTTCAAGAATCTGTTGTTGATTTAGAATTAAAAAAGAAAGAATCTGAAGCTGTTTTAGCCGTTTTAAGAGATACAAGTAATGTTGCCGTAGCTTTGGCAGGACAGCAAGTAGCTCCAAACGCATATGCAAAAGCATATTACAACAAAAACACAAAAGAAGTCTATATCGATGCTTCTGGTCTACCAACTCCTCCTGAAGGCATGGTATATCAAGTATGGGCATTAAAGTTAGAACCTGTTTTAACGCCTACAAGTATTGGATTGCTTGATTCGTATGCTACAAGTACTACAAAAGTAATTAAAGTAGAAAATGCAAATGAAGCACAAGCCTTCGGAATTACATTGGAACCAGCTGGCGGAAGTGCCGGCCCTACAATGGAACAGCTGTATACTTTAGGAAAAGTATAA
- a CDS encoding RNA polymerase sigma factor, which translates to MTQEELIPLLLKKDDRSFTLLYDNYSKSLYGVIFTLIKDREEAEDVLQEVFIKIWKNIDSYNDSKGRLYTWMLNIARNTSIDKLRSKGFNNNLKNLSADNFVHILDDNSKTINQIDAIGIKEFIKKLKPKCIQIIDLLFFKGYTQQETSDELEIPLGTVKTQNRNCMNELRLLINE; encoded by the coding sequence ATGACACAAGAAGAATTAATCCCCTTATTATTAAAAAAAGACGATAGGTCTTTTACCCTGCTCTATGACAATTATTCCAAAAGCTTGTATGGCGTAATTTTTACCCTAATTAAAGATCGTGAAGAAGCAGAAGATGTTCTTCAGGAAGTTTTTATTAAAATATGGAAAAACATAGACTCTTACAACGATTCTAAAGGACGTTTGTACACATGGATGTTAAACATAGCACGCAATACTTCAATAGATAAATTGCGTTCTAAAGGTTTTAACAACAATCTAAAAAACTTATCTGCTGATAATTTCGTACATATACTTGACGATAACTCAAAAACCATCAATCAAATAGATGCGATAGGCATAAAGGAGTTTATAAAGAAATTAAAACCAAAGTGTATTCAAATTATCGATTTGTTGTTTTTTAAAGGGTATACACAGCAAGAAACATCAGACGAGTTAGAAATTCCTTTAGGTACAGTAAAAACTCAGAACAGAAATTGTATGAACGAATTAAGACTATTAATCAATGAATAG
- a CDS encoding TrmH family RNA methyltransferase: MENNVKDLLAYLEGFISENRKAGFLRVLKNRTKHFTVAIEDVFQLHNTSAVMRSCEVFGIQELNVIEQKFGKSIDKEIAMGAEKWVDIHRFNTISECISNLKSKGYQIIATTPHNDSCLLHEFDISKPSALFFGTERDGLSEEVMQQADGFLKIPMVGYTESLNISVSAAIIIQDVTNRLRQSDINWKLTDDEVIEKRLDWTRKSIKDIEFIENKFYENTENY, encoded by the coding sequence ATGGAAAATAATGTAAAAGACTTATTAGCATATTTGGAAGGATTTATCTCAGAAAATAGAAAAGCAGGTTTTTTGAGAGTACTAAAAAACAGAACCAAACATTTTACTGTAGCAATTGAAGATGTTTTTCAATTGCATAACACTAGTGCGGTAATGCGTAGTTGTGAAGTTTTTGGAATTCAGGAGTTAAACGTAATTGAACAAAAATTCGGAAAAAGTATCGATAAAGAAATAGCAATGGGAGCCGAAAAATGGGTTGATATTCATCGTTTTAATACGATTTCTGAATGTATTTCAAATTTAAAAAGTAAAGGCTATCAAATTATTGCTACGACACCACACAACGACTCTTGTTTGTTGCATGAGTTTGATATTTCCAAGCCTTCTGCATTGTTTTTTGGAACTGAACGTGATGGTTTATCGGAAGAAGTAATGCAACAAGCCGATGGCTTTTTAAAAATACCGATGGTGGGTTATACAGAAAGTTTGAATATTTCGGTTTCTGCAGCGATTATCATTCAAGATGTAACGAATCGTTTGCGTCAATCGGATATAAATTGGAAATTAACGGATGATGAGGTAATTGAGAAACGTTTAGATTGGACAAGAAAGTCTATTAAAGATATCGAATTTATTGAAAATAAATTTTATGAAAATACTGAAAATTATTAA
- the nhaA gene encoding Na+/H+ antiporter NhaA, with protein MKATQLYKDFFESEKSGGLVLIAFTLISLAIANSAFGSSYLHFWENSFAGHSIEHWINDGLMTIFFLLIGLELEREIYQGELSNIKDALLPIFGAIGGMIIPATIFLLFNFGTETQSGAGIPMATDIAFALGILSLLGNRVPTSLKIFLTALAVIDDLGAIMIIAIFYTKALFWSNLIIALAIFAFLLVLNRLKIRNLIPYLIGGVLMWYFMLHSGVHATITGVLLAFAIPFGNGGEKSTSYILQHFLHKPVAFIILPIFALANTAIVIGSDFTTIITQNYSIGIALGLIIGKPLGIITILFIAIKLGWCKLPNELNWKSILGVGFLAGIGFTMSIFITLLAFEKETIINNAKFIILLTSLIAGLIGFISLKLTLSREIIDEEN; from the coding sequence ATGAAAGCAACACAATTATATAAAGATTTTTTCGAAAGTGAAAAATCAGGCGGTTTAGTTCTTATTGCATTTACCTTAATTTCATTAGCAATTGCTAACTCAGCTTTTGGTAGTTCATATTTACATTTCTGGGAAAATTCGTTTGCTGGACATAGCATTGAACATTGGATAAACGATGGATTGATGACTATTTTCTTTTTATTGATTGGTTTAGAACTTGAAAGAGAAATCTACCAAGGCGAATTATCCAATATAAAAGATGCGCTACTTCCAATTTTTGGTGCTATCGGCGGAATGATTATCCCTGCCACAATTTTTTTACTCTTTAACTTTGGAACCGAAACACAATCTGGAGCCGGAATTCCGATGGCAACAGATATTGCTTTTGCATTGGGAATTTTATCATTATTAGGAAATAGAGTACCAACGTCATTAAAAATTTTCTTAACAGCATTAGCCGTAATTGACGATTTAGGCGCTATAATGATTATTGCAATTTTCTATACAAAAGCATTATTTTGGTCAAACCTTATAATTGCATTAGCTATTTTTGCTTTTTTATTAGTTCTTAATCGTTTGAAAATTAGAAACTTAATTCCTTATTTAATTGGAGGTGTTCTTATGTGGTATTTTATGCTTCATTCTGGAGTTCACGCTACGATTACTGGTGTTTTATTGGCTTTTGCAATCCCTTTTGGAAATGGAGGAGAAAAATCTACTTCCTATATACTACAACATTTTTTACACAAACCAGTTGCTTTTATTATTTTACCAATCTTTGCATTAGCAAACACAGCCATTGTAATTGGATCTGATTTTACTACAATTATTACACAAAATTATAGCATAGGAATTGCGCTTGGACTTATTATTGGTAAGCCTTTGGGAATTATTACCATCTTATTTATAGCAATTAAACTTGGCTGGTGTAAACTTCCAAATGAATTAAATTGGAAGTCAATTCTTGGTGTGGGATTTTTAGCAGGAATTGGTTTTACAATGTCGATTTTCATAACGCTTTTGGCTTTTGAGAAGGAAACAATTATTAATAATGCAAAATTCATTATTCTGTTAACCTCATTAATTGCTGGTTTAATTGGATTTATCAGTTTAAAACTTACATTATCAAGAGAAATTATTGATGAAGAAAATTAA